In Methanofollis sp., the genomic window AATGAAGCTCGAGTCCTTCAACGAACAGACCGGTGAGACTGTTGTCGTGAAGAACGACGATTGGTGGGGCGGAAAGCCCGGCCTCGACAGGATGATCCTCCGCAGTTACGAGAGCCCGGAAACCCGCGCCATGATTATCGAGAAGGGAGACGTCGACTTCACCGTCGACCCGCCCTACAGCGAAGCCGACCGCCTGGATGCGATCGACGGCATCCATGTGGAGAAGTACGACACGCCGCGGGTTTACAAACTCGACGTGAACCTGAAACACCCGACGATGAACGATAAGAATATCCGCAAGGCAATATCCCACGCAATCGACCGGGACGGAATCGTTGAGCATGTCCTCTACGGGGTAGGGAGTCCGGCCGGTGGCGTCTTCCTTCCGACCATGGCCTGGTCGAACACCACCCTGAAGCCCTACACCTACGACCCGGCGCTTGCAAAGCAGTACCTTGCCGATGCGGGATGGACCGACACGGACGGCGATGGGTTCGTCGACAAGGACGGGAAGAACCTGAAACTCAAGATCCTGACCTACACCGAGCGTCCTGGACTGCCGCCGATGCTCGAAGCGATCTCTGCAAACCTCAAATCGGCCGGTATCGAGACCGAGGAGGCCTGTATGGAGTACAGCGCCCTGGCCCCGATTATGAAGGACGGCGATTGGGACCTGTACCTCATTGCGGCAAACCTCGCGATGGTCCCCGACCCCGAGTACGTGCTCAAGAGTTGGTACACCACGGCAAGTCCGGGGAACACGGCAGGGTACAGCAACCCGGTGATCGATCAGATGATCCTGGACGGCCACCGGATCTCGGAC contains:
- a CDS encoding ABC transporter substrate-binding protein, with the translated sequence MMRKTYGLFLILVLVTGMLAAGCTSNVSSGSDPGKTLVVGEMWRVSSINPGEGHDGGTFITEKAIVTETLVAADANFNLVPNLATDWRQVNDTTWEFDLRKGVRFHNGKEMTAESVKFSLDQAANRSPNIAALLDYKSCDVVDRYTIRIHTNTLNPLVPGTLHHPDTAIIHPDSYDAFGKFVKPIGTGPMKLESFNEQTGETVVVKNDDWWGGKPGLDRMILRSYESPETRAMIIEKGDVDFTVDPPYSEADRLDAIDGIHVEKYDTPRVYKLDVNLKHPTMNDKNIRKAISHAIDRDGIVEHVLYGVGSPAGGVFLPTMAWSNTTLKPYTYDPALAKQYLADAGWTDTDGDGFVDKDGKNLKLKILTYTERPGLPPMLEAISANLKSAGIETEEACMEYSALAPIMKDGDWDLYLIAANLAMVPDPEYVLKSWYTTASPGNTAGYSNPVIDQMILDGHRISDINERYDHFRQIEGIVYDDLPTINIAYYGVAVAMKDDVKGYKFDPTAHDYRIDPFMTISS